A window of the Miscanthus floridulus cultivar M001 chromosome 14, ASM1932011v1, whole genome shotgun sequence genome harbors these coding sequences:
- the LOC136503641 gene encoding uncharacterized protein: MRIPWSELRLVSSPFHGMILGVQAYPLGQIDLPIMFGDRANFCSEVLAFEVVEFPGSYHAILGQPCYAKFMAIPNNSYLKLKMPGPNGVINIGSTFSHADMCDREHYELATAIINSVELPELVNSVTLAVPDCNGPTSSSAFHLTEETKAVEIDPTDPTKMGGLGPSSQPNRKARSPTSYTQIAMSSHGSLLT, from the coding sequence atgcgcatcccctggtcggagctccgcttagtgagctctcccttccatggcatgatcctAGGGGTGCAGGCGTatccacttgggcagatcgacctacccatcatgtttggtgACCGCGCCAACTTCTGCTCAGAAGTCCTAGCCTTCGAGGTAGTGGaatttccagggtcctaccatgccatcttggggcagccatgctacgccaagttcatggcaatccccaacaactcctacctcaagctgaagatgccagggccGAACGGTGTCATCAACATAGGTAGTACCTTCTCGCATGCCGACatgtgcgaccgtgagcattatgagctcgccactgccatcatcaactccgTCGAGCTCCCGGAGCTTGTGAATTCGGTGACTCTAGCAGTCCCCGACTGCAATGGGCCGACCTCCTCAAGTGCCTTTCATCTGACTGAGGAAACAAAGGCGGTggagatcgaccccaccgacccgacCAAGATGGGCGGATTAGGACCaagctcccagccaaataggaaagcCAGATCGCCAACTTCCTACACGCAAATCgcaatgtcttcgcatggaagccttctgacatga